The following are encoded in a window of Saccharothrix longispora genomic DNA:
- a CDS encoding toll/interleukin-1 receptor domain-containing protein, whose amino-acid sequence MFISYAQESEEHRAVVRRLWAFLRRHGIDAVLDQVAAGERQDWALWMSRQIEQADVVLCVASEQYRLRAQGRTGPHVGRGVQWEARLIRDAFHAAQDDLQKFVPVVVPGQTVAGVPDFLAPSTTTVYVVESFTKTGAEKLLRFLLRKPELRDIPLGEEPEFDTWEPETEPEAPSAKPVLDGVVSPQVTGMAEIIGREQDLADLRTAFTAARTSRAPVVQILTGMGGVGKTSLARAYAQRHLDDYAVVWWIRAEDPTAIDGEYRGLLELVHSAQEAKLVRDAVQRANAWLAEQRQPWLLVLDNVPDAALRGLFPARGVGHVLVTSQAKHWPNPNIVHPVEPLDPDAAITLLTEVSEDDDTVAAAELAAELDGLPLALAQAASFTATNGTSLAAYLRFYRERSADLLSDGQPVDYPHTVATTWLLAIGQLTPPARRILDTIAYFAPDSIPLSVLQPLVDDELTFIRAIGNLLSHSLVTRGAEDTITVHRLVQAVTRHRLGEAVNHVVRARGLLAAAMPKRPLNKEATKAWNAIRSHILAVADRVPTDPPTFDLRYDQAFLHGDAGDIRAAIAQLEALVDDMAPVLGREDERVLRARFGVAYWTDIYDTPRARALLEELLEVQSGVLGAEHVDTLDTRHNLAAAYLDLGNHDHAHRMLEDLLPARLRVLGPDHEDTLETRRCLAEVMARSGRFEEAIAAYEEVIADAVAAFGESDLKIVLLRSLYANVLGESGDAAAARDLYAEVLDQSVAQLGPYDKFTLAAYLALAMWTARTGNPQRAAHMLLRVLIRLSNSLGKNNPLVKQFENGLNSIRGGGPPNKSGKRIKKRKR is encoded by the coding sequence GTGTTCATCTCCTACGCGCAGGAGAGCGAGGAGCACCGCGCGGTGGTGCGGCGCCTGTGGGCGTTCCTGCGCCGCCACGGGATCGACGCGGTCCTCGACCAGGTCGCCGCCGGTGAGCGGCAGGACTGGGCCCTGTGGATGTCCCGGCAGATCGAGCAGGCCGACGTGGTGCTGTGCGTGGCCTCCGAGCAGTACCGATTACGGGCACAGGGCCGGACCGGGCCGCACGTGGGCAGGGGCGTGCAGTGGGAGGCCCGCCTGATCCGCGACGCCTTCCACGCCGCTCAAGACGACCTCCAGAAGTTCGTTCCGGTGGTGGTGCCGGGGCAGACCGTCGCCGGGGTGCCGGACTTCCTCGCCCCCTCCACCACGACGGTCTACGTCGTGGAGTCCTTCACCAAGACGGGCGCGGAGAAGCTGCTCCGGTTCCTGCTGCGCAAGCCCGAACTACGCGACATCCCGCTGGGGGAGGAGCCCGAGTTCGACACCTGGGAACCCGAGACCGAACCCGAGGCGCCGTCCGCCAAACCGGTGCTCGACGGCGTCGTGTCCCCGCAGGTGACGGGGATGGCCGAGATCATCGGCCGAGAGCAGGACCTGGCCGACCTGCGCACCGCCTTCACCGCCGCCCGCACCAGCCGCGCGCCGGTGGTCCAAATCCTCACCGGCATGGGCGGGGTCGGGAAGACCAGCCTCGCGCGGGCCTACGCCCAGCGGCACCTCGACGACTACGCCGTGGTCTGGTGGATCCGCGCCGAGGACCCCACGGCGATCGACGGCGAGTACCGCGGCCTGCTGGAACTGGTCCACTCTGCTCAGGAAGCCAAGCTCGTGCGCGACGCCGTGCAGCGCGCCAACGCCTGGCTGGCGGAGCAGAGACAACCATGGCTGCTGGTACTGGACAACGTCCCGGACGCGGCGCTGCGCGGCCTCTTCCCAGCCCGGGGAGTCGGCCACGTCCTGGTGACCAGCCAGGCCAAACACTGGCCCAACCCGAACATCGTCCATCCCGTCGAACCACTCGACCCCGACGCCGCGATCACGTTGCTCACCGAGGTCTCCGAGGACGACGACACCGTCGCTGCCGCAGAACTCGCCGCCGAACTCGACGGCCTGCCGCTCGCTCTCGCCCAAGCGGCTTCCTTCACCGCCACCAATGGCACCAGCCTCGCCGCTTACCTGCGCTTCTACCGCGAGCGCAGCGCCGACCTGCTCTCCGACGGCCAACCCGTCGACTACCCCCACACCGTCGCGACCACGTGGCTCCTGGCCATCGGGCAGTTGACCCCGCCGGCCCGCCGAATCCTCGACACGATCGCCTACTTCGCCCCCGATTCCATCCCCCTCTCCGTGCTCCAACCCCTGGTGGACGACGAACTCACCTTCATCAGAGCCATCGGCAACCTCCTTTCCCACAGCCTCGTCACCCGAGGTGCCGAGGACACGATCACCGTCCACCGCCTCGTCCAAGCCGTCACCCGCCACCGCCTCGGCGAGGCCGTGAACCATGTCGTTCGGGCCCGAGGACTCCTGGCTGCCGCGATGCCGAAACGTCCTCTGAACAAGGAGGCCACGAAAGCGTGGAACGCCATCCGCAGCCACATCCTCGCGGTGGCCGATCGAGTGCCCACCGATCCGCCGACGTTCGACCTGCGCTACGACCAAGCTTTCCTGCACGGGGACGCAGGGGACATCCGTGCCGCCATCGCGCAGCTCGAAGCGCTGGTCGACGACATGGCACCGGTTCTGGGCCGCGAAGACGAGCGCGTGCTCCGCGCCCGTTTCGGCGTGGCGTACTGGACGGACATCTACGACACGCCGCGGGCCCGGGCACTGCTGGAAGAACTGCTCGAAGTGCAAAGCGGTGTTCTGGGCGCCGAACACGTGGACACCCTGGATACCCGGCACAACCTGGCCGCCGCATACTTGGACCTGGGAAATCACGACCATGCGCATCGCATGCTCGAAGACCTGTTGCCCGCGCGTCTACGTGTGCTCGGCCCAGACCACGAGGACACGCTGGAAACCCGCAGATGCCTGGCGGAGGTCATGGCGCGGTCCGGCCGGTTCGAGGAGGCGATCGCCGCGTACGAAGAGGTGATCGCCGACGCGGTCGCAGCCTTCGGCGAATCGGATTTGAAAATCGTCCTGCTGCGGAGCCTCTATGCCAATGTCCTGGGCGAATCGGGCGACGCGGCGGCGGCTCGTGACCTCTACGCCGAGGTGCTGGACCAGTCCGTGGCCCAACTGGGGCCGTACGACAAGTTCACACTCGCCGCCTACCTGGCGCTGGCGATGTGGACGGCCAGGACCGGAAATCCCCAGCGGGCGGCGCACATGCTGCTCCGCGTGCTCATCCGTCTCAGCAACAGCCTCGGCAAGAACAATCCGCTGGTCAAGCAGTTCGAGAACGGCCTGAACAGCATTCGCGGAGGCGGTCCACCGAACAAGTCCGGCAAGCGGATCAAGAAGCGGAAGCGTTGA
- a CDS encoding transposase: protein MRAALGRGPARSVLGAEGAHADRTGDRERLRVNVMSAVASRGALWFTVFTERFTATVFSAFLDRVARQAGRKVHVAADRHPVHRGKAVRAWLETNADRVELHLMPGYSPELNPDEPLNADLKRNVNASRAHNVDRLARETRRFLRRRQRQPHIVRGYFRAPHVRYATM, encoded by the coding sequence GTGCGGGCTGCGCTCGGACGCGGCCCCGCCCGGTCGGTCCTGGGCGCCGAAGGGGCGCACGCCGATCGTACGGGTGACCGGGAACGGCTGCGGGTCAACGTCATGTCCGCCGTCGCCTCGCGGGGCGCGTTGTGGTTCACCGTGTTCACCGAGCGCTTCACCGCCACCGTGTTCAGCGCGTTCCTCGACCGCGTGGCACGCCAGGCGGGCCGGAAGGTGCACGTCGCCGCCGACCGGCATCCGGTGCACCGCGGCAAGGCGGTCCGCGCCTGGCTGGAGACCAACGCCGACCGGGTCGAGCTGCACCTGATGCCCGGCTACAGCCCTGAGTTGAACCCCGACGAGCCGCTCAACGCCGACCTCAAGCGCAACGTCAACGCCTCCCGCGCCCACAACGTCGACCGCCTCGCCCGCGAGACCCGCCGCTTCCTACGTCGCCGCCAACGCCAGCCGCACATCGTCCGCGGCTACTTCCGTGCCCCGCACGTCCGCTACGCCACCATGTAG
- a CDS encoding ATP-binding protein: protein MTLYSGSDQPSRPAEHTGHGKDEVALETSLPCENLAVMRQEVRGLLRGFHEEFVQDVELVCNELVANACDHAEEPRRLRMCRQGHGENDELVIEVHDASADRVPTIGGSTAGRNRGNGLRMVQALSSDWGVRRKGAMKVVWARLPIPSDRAPRKRLTA, encoded by the coding sequence GTGACCTTGTACTCGGGCTCCGACCAGCCTTCCCGACCAGCCGAGCACACTGGTCACGGCAAGGACGAAGTGGCACTGGAGACTTCTCTGCCATGCGAAAACCTGGCTGTGATGCGACAGGAAGTACGCGGCCTGCTCCGGGGCTTTCACGAGGAATTCGTGCAGGATGTCGAACTCGTGTGCAACGAACTCGTGGCCAATGCGTGTGACCACGCCGAAGAGCCCCGGCGCCTGAGGATGTGTCGCCAGGGCCACGGCGAGAACGACGAACTGGTCATCGAAGTCCATGACGCATCCGCCGACCGGGTTCCGACGATCGGGGGTTCCACGGCCGGGCGGAATCGCGGTAACGGGTTGCGCATGGTCCAAGCCCTGAGCAGCGACTGGGGTGTGCGCCGCAAGGGGGCGATGAAAGTAGTATGGGCGCGGCTTCCCATCCCGTCTGACCGCGCACCGCGAAAGCGACTGACCGCTTGA